In Deinococcus psychrotolerans, a genomic segment contains:
- a CDS encoding FtsW/RodA/SpoVE family cell cycle protein: MSANLLLAQVLLLVLGTLAVGTADPENLPDQAFKAVLAILITVGLSQLRPKVFLKLATPAWLVSLVLLVLVFFIGHGTATSSGTKRWLFSGIFQFQPSEFAKLSLILMLASFFARRGVYRKLISATGMIALTTLLVLIEPDLGTTVLMFSLGIVLMYAAGVRFTNITALLFALALLALPILSIYLERNPYILERFLTFISRDKVSESVAVKGLDQIGMAHRDLSFGGIWGQGPEAPRYPYFADHTDLAIASVGFSTGLLGVTMVLFAYWLVVSTALQVAQLAARVRPMTPNLHGASIMATGAMYMIVGQAFVNLAVAAGIFPVTGVPLPLVSYGFSSMLSMSIALAIIHSALREVKSALPQEERTPELIAAD; the protein is encoded by the coding sequence ATGAGTGCCAATTTGCTGCTGGCTCAGGTGCTGCTGCTGGTGCTGGGTACGCTGGCCGTCGGCACCGCCGATCCGGAAAACTTGCCGGATCAAGCTTTCAAAGCGGTGCTGGCCATCCTGATCACGGTCGGCCTCTCTCAACTGCGGCCCAAAGTGTTTCTCAAGTTGGCCACACCCGCTTGGTTGGTGAGTTTGGTGCTGCTGGTTTTGGTGTTCTTTATCGGTCACGGCACCGCCACTTCATCCGGCACCAAGCGGTGGTTGTTCAGCGGCATTTTTCAATTTCAACCGTCTGAATTTGCCAAACTCAGCCTCATTTTGATGCTGGCCAGCTTTTTTGCTCGGCGGGGGGTTTACCGCAAGCTGATTTCGGCCACCGGTATGATCGCCCTGACCACGTTATTGGTGCTGATCGAACCGGACTTGGGCACCACTGTACTGATGTTCTCTCTGGGCATCGTGCTGATGTACGCCGCCGGAGTGCGCTTTACCAACATCACGGCGCTGCTGTTTGCGTTGGCGCTGCTGGCCTTACCTATTTTGAGTATTTATTTAGAACGCAATCCTTATATTTTGGAACGCTTTTTAACATTCATTTCGCGGGACAAAGTCAGCGAAAGCGTGGCGGTCAAAGGACTTGACCAGATCGGGATGGCCCACCGTGATTTGAGTTTCGGCGGCATTTGGGGCCAAGGGCCGGAAGCGCCGCGCTATCCGTATTTCGCCGATCACACCGACCTCGCAATTGCTTCGGTGGGCTTTTCCACCGGCCTGCTGGGCGTCACGATGGTGCTGTTTGCGTACTGGCTGGTGGTCTCCACCGCTCTGCAAGTCGCCCAACTCGCCGCCCGCGTGCGCCCGATGACGCCCAATTTGCACGGAGCCAGCATCATGGCCACCGGCGCGATGTACATGATCGTGGGGCAGGCGTTTGTCAATCTGGCGGTGGCGGCGGGCATTTTCCCGGTGACCGGCGTGCCGCTGCCGCTGGTGAGTTACGGCTTTTCCAGCATGCTCAGCATGTCCATTGCGCTGGCCATCATCCACTCGGCTCTGCGGGAAGTCAAGAGCGCCCTGCCGCAAGAAGAGCGGACACCGGAGCTGATCGCCGCCGACTGA
- the murD gene encoding UDP-N-acetylmuramoyl-L-alanine--D-glutamate ligase, with protein MVYGLGRSGRGVLRFLARTQQSADWFDARPSAEDFDLAAQFGFARADLTPADRIHADLTHAYTTVVAAPGVPIDHPDLEALRQRGAEIIGEAELAARAYPQVPMVGVTGTAGKGSTTVLIAQLLRASGLNAREGGNIDPPLLDIMDGVDAAVVELSSFQLERVSSFAPRVAVITNLASDHLDRHKTVEAYHAAKLNITRAQRSGDCLIVPTGLSVTTQAQILHFDAAHLHLADGSAVLDVSELPEGVHPANAAAAILAAESLLKQLGRPVLPEVFKQALRTAQPVKGRFETVAHWNDLRFVNDSIATRTVAVQSALEQAKAPIAWLVGGRDKGADLEPLRRAAAGKVRRVIAFGEDGPKLAEALGLPFVVVPFTGQGAEVTMQEAVRLAAETLDGSGTVLLAPIGTSFDLYRDYAERGASFTKAAQTWIESRDARQTSEVNT; from the coding sequence CTGGTGTATGGGTTGGGCCGCAGCGGACGCGGCGTGCTCAGATTTCTGGCCCGTACCCAACAAAGCGCCGATTGGTTCGATGCCCGTCCCAGCGCCGAAGACTTTGATCTGGCCGCGCAATTCGGCTTTGCCCGAGCCGACCTCACGCCAGCCGACCGCATTCACGCCGACCTCACCCACGCTTACACCACGGTGGTGGCCGCGCCGGGTGTGCCGATCGACCATCCCGATTTGGAGGCGCTCCGGCAGCGGGGCGCAGAAATTATCGGCGAAGCGGAACTGGCCGCCCGCGCTTATCCGCAGGTGCCGATGGTGGGCGTCACCGGCACGGCGGGCAAAGGCAGCACCACCGTTTTGATTGCCCAACTGCTGCGTGCCAGCGGCCTGAACGCCCGCGAAGGCGGCAACATCGACCCGCCGCTGCTCGACATCATGGACGGCGTGGACGCGGCGGTGGTGGAGCTGTCGAGTTTTCAGCTCGAACGGGTCAGCAGCTTTGCGCCGCGTGTGGCCGTCATCACCAATCTGGCCAGCGACCACCTCGACCGCCACAAAACCGTCGAGGCTTATCACGCCGCCAAACTCAACATCACCCGCGCCCAGCGCTCCGGCGACTGCTTGATCGTGCCGACTGGCTTAAGCGTCACAACGCAGGCCCAGATTCTGCATTTTGACGCCGCCCACTTGCACCTTGCAGACGGCTCGGCGGTGCTGGACGTCAGCGAACTGCCCGAAGGCGTGCATCCGGCCAACGCGGCGGCAGCAATTCTGGCGGCAGAGAGCTTGCTGAAGCAGTTGGGCCGTCCCGTCTTGCCCGAGGTATTCAAACAGGCTTTGAGAACGGCCCAGCCAGTCAAGGGCCGCTTTGAAACGGTGGCCCATTGGAATGATCTGCGCTTCGTCAACGACTCGATTGCCACCCGCACGGTGGCGGTGCAGTCGGCGCTGGAGCAAGCCAAGGCCCCGATTGCTTGGCTGGTCGGCGGGCGCGACAAAGGCGCAGACCTTGAGCCGCTGCGCCGAGCCGCTGCCGGTAAAGTCCGCCGCGTGATCGCTTTTGGTGAAGACGGCCCCAAATTGGCAGAGGCGTTGGGCTTGCCGTTCGTGGTGGTGCCCTTTACCGGACAAGGTGCGGAGGTGACCATGCAAGAAGCCGTGCGGTTGGCTGCCGAGACTTTGGACGGGAGCGGCACGGTGCTGCTGGCTCCCATCGGCACCAGTTTCGATCTCTACCGCGATTACGCCGAGCGCGGCGCATCCTTTACCAAAGCGGCGCAGACTTGGATCGAGTCACGGGACGCACGCCAAACAAGCGAGGTCAACACGTGA
- a CDS encoding PhzF family phenazine biosynthesis protein: MSALLQPNLTQAQLTQPLAVVDAFTSRAYSGNPAGVCLLDELAPPDWMQRVACELNHAETAFVWPLPSHQYSLRWFTPVIEVDLCGHATLAAAHWLWQSGALAGDAAAHFETLSGPLSAVKRGEWIELDFPAELATEVQPPVDMAALLGAQPLWIGANRLDYLVELPSAEQVRSLTPDLAHFGPLGKRGVIVTAAGDEGYDIVSRGFFPNLGIPEDPVTGSAHCALAPYWAAKLGKSELSAYQASARGGELRLRLEGERVKLLGQAVITLEGRIAGPPKV, encoded by the coding sequence ATGAGTGCACTTCTTCAACCGAATTTGACCCAAGCACAACTCACCCAGCCGCTTGCCGTGGTGGACGCCTTCACCTCCCGCGCTTACAGCGGTAACCCGGCGGGCGTGTGCTTGCTGGACGAACTTGCGCCGCCCGACTGGATGCAGCGGGTGGCGTGCGAACTCAACCACGCCGAAACCGCTTTCGTCTGGCCGCTGCCCTCACATCAGTACAGCCTGCGTTGGTTCACCCCGGTTATCGAGGTGGACTTGTGCGGGCACGCGACGTTGGCGGCCGCCCATTGGCTGTGGCAAAGCGGAGCGCTCGCGGGCGATGCGGCGGCGCACTTTGAAACCCTCAGCGGCCCGCTCAGCGCGGTGAAACGGGGCGAGTGGATCGAGCTGGACTTTCCCGCCGAACTCGCCACCGAAGTTCAGCCGCCGGTGGATATGGCCGCGCTGTTGGGAGCGCAGCCGCTGTGGATAGGTGCCAACCGCCTCGACTATCTGGTGGAGCTGCCCAGCGCGGAGCAGGTGCGGAGCCTTACACCAGATCTGGCCCACTTTGGGCCGCTGGGTAAACGCGGCGTGATCGTAACAGCAGCGGGCGATGAGGGCTACGATATCGTTTCACGCGGCTTTTTCCCAAATCTGGGCATCCCCGAAGACCCCGTGACCGGCTCGGCCCACTGCGCCCTCGCGCCGTATTGGGCGGCCAAGTTGGGAAAGAGCGAACTCAGCGCTTATCAAGCCTCAGCGCGTGGTGGAGAGTTGCGGCTGCGTTTAGAAGGCGAGCGGGTCAAGTTACTCGGCCAAGCTGTGATTACTTTGGAAGGCCGCATAGCGGGGCCGCCAAAGGTCTAG